From a region of the Pogona vitticeps strain Pit_001003342236 chromosome 7, PviZW2.1, whole genome shotgun sequence genome:
- the GUSB gene encoding beta-glucuronidase isoform X2 → MGNVGLLQYLVSIRGSTHYTLTVTLCDGDGAVAATGDGSAGVLKVPNPILWWPYLTHERPGYLYSLKVSLSAEVDGEILQDSYTQPVGFRTVAVTRNQFLINGKPFYFHGVNKHEDADIRGKGLDWPLIVKDFNLLRWLGANSFRTSHYPYAEEILELCDAYGIVVISECPAVGMRDSVNFGNKSLQHHLVVMEELIRRDKNHPSVVMWSVANEPASELPPAAYYFKTVIAHTKALDPTRPVTFVSNAKYDRDQGAPYVDVICVNSYFSWYHDPGHLEVIQLQLNAQFENWYKTHQKPIIQSEYGADTIAGLHSDPPLMFSEEYQSAMLKQYHAVLDRKRTEYVIGELIWNFADFMTGEAVTRVLGNKKGIFTRQRQPKSAAFLLRERYWKLANESSCLASPKYDNVCLPAAQVFKQT, encoded by the exons ATGGGAAATGTCG GCTTGCTGCAGTATTTGGTATCGATCCGAGGAAGCACTCACTACACCTTGACCGTCACTTTATGCGATGGAGATGGTGCCGTGGCCGCCACCGGAGACGGATCGGCCGGCGTCCTCAAAGTGCCAAATCCTATTCTTTGGTGGCCATATCTCACGCATGAGCGTCCAGGGTACCTTTATTCCTTGAAG GTGTCTCTCTCTGCTGAGGTGGATGGGGAGATCCTTCAAGACAGCTACACTCAGCCCGTGGGCTTCCGCACCGTTGCTGTTACCCGCAATCAGTTCCTCATCAACGGAAAGCCGTTCTACTTCCACGGGGTGAACAAACACGAAGATGCTGAC ATCCGTGGCAAAGGGCTGGACTGGCCCCTGATTGTCAAAGATTTCAACCTCTTGCGCTGGCTGGGGGCCAATTCCTTTCGCACCAGCCACTACCCATATGCGGAGGAGATCCTTGAACTTTGCGACGCCTACGGCATTGTTGTAATCAGTGAATGCCCAGCAGTGGGCATGAGAGACAG CGTCAACTTTGGGAACAAATCTCTCCAGCACCACCTTGTCGTGATGGAGGAACTGATCCGCCGGGACAAAAACCACCCCTCAGTCGTCATGTGGTCGGTGGCCAACGAACCAGCCTCGGAGCTGCCCCCAGCTGCTTACTACTTCAA GACCGTGATTGCTCACACCAAAGCACTGGACCCCACCCGGCCTGTCACATTCGTCTCCAACGCCAAGTACGACCGTGATCAAGGG GCACCTTATGTGGACGTCATCTGCGTGAACAGCTACTTCTCCTGGTACCATGACCCCGGGCATCTGGAAGTGATCCAACTGCAGCTCAACGCCCAGTTTGAGAACTGGTACAAGACTCACCAGAAACCCATCATCCAGAGCGAATATGGAGCGGACACCATCGCTGGTCTCCATTCT GACCCTCCTCTCATGTTCTCAGAGGAATACCAGTCAGCCATGCTGAAGCAATATCACGCCGTCTTAGACCGAAAGAGGACAGAATATGTGATCGGAGAGCTGATTTGGAATTTTGCTGATTTTATGACAGGGGAAG CTGTCACGCGCGTTTTGGGTAACAAGAAAGGGATTTTCACCCGTCAACGGCAACCCAAATCCGCCGCCTTCCTTCTGAGGGAGAGATATTGGAAGCTGGCTAACGAATCGAGCTGCTTGGCATCCCCCAAATACGACAACGTCTGCCTGCCCGCGGCTCAGGTCTTCAAGCAAACTTGA
- the GUSB gene encoding beta-glucuronidase isoform X1, protein MAWLLAAAAALLATALAGRPAGGLLFPRASPSRELQELGGLWRFRADWSPGRQAGFQERWFSRSLRQSGPVIDMPVPSSFNEITQDLDLRRYIGWVWYEKEVLVPARWLLPEARTRVVLRIGSAHYYSIVWVNGAQVTEHEGGHLPFEAEVGRFLLGTAGEPCRITVAVNNTLTPYTLPPGTIEYLKDESMYPKGYFVQNTKFDFFNYAGLHRPVLLYTTPTAYIDDITVTTDLMGNVGLLQYLVSIRGSTHYTLTVTLCDGDGAVAATGDGSAGVLKVPNPILWWPYLTHERPGYLYSLKVSLSAEVDGEILQDSYTQPVGFRTVAVTRNQFLINGKPFYFHGVNKHEDADIRGKGLDWPLIVKDFNLLRWLGANSFRTSHYPYAEEILELCDAYGIVVISECPAVGMRDSVNFGNKSLQHHLVVMEELIRRDKNHPSVVMWSVANEPASELPPAAYYFKTVIAHTKALDPTRPVTFVSNAKYDRDQGAPYVDVICVNSYFSWYHDPGHLEVIQLQLNAQFENWYKTHQKPIIQSEYGADTIAGLHSDPPLMFSEEYQSAMLKQYHAVLDRKRTEYVIGELIWNFADFMTGEAVTRVLGNKKGIFTRQRQPKSAAFLLRERYWKLANESSCLASPKYDNVCLPAAQVFKQT, encoded by the exons ATGGCGTGGCTgctggcggcggcagcggcgctTCTGGCAACGGCGCTGGCGGGGCGGCCGGCCGGAGGGCTGCTCTTCCCGCGGGCCTCGCCCTCCCGGGAGCTGCAGGAGTTGGGCGGCCTCTGGCGCTTCCGAGCCGACTGGTCCCCGGGCAGGCAAGCCGGCTTCCAGGAGCGATGGTTCTCCCGGTCCCTCCGGCAG TCTGGGCCCGTGATTGACATGCCCGTCCCCTCCAGCTTTAACGAGATCACACAGGATCTAGACCTGCGGAGGTATATCGGCTGGGTTTGGTACGAGAAGGAGGTGCTTGTCCCCGCTCGGTGGCTCCTGCCAGAAGCTCGGACACGGGTGGTGCTCCGAATTGGCAGCGCACATTATTATTCTATTGTG TGGGTCAACGGGGCGCAAGTCACCGAGCACGAGGGCGGACACCTTCCCTTCGAAGCCGAAGTCGGCCGCTTCCTCCTCGGCACCGCAGGCGAACCCTGCCGCATCACCGTCGCCGTCAACAACACGCTGACGCCCTACACGCTGCCTCCAGGGACCATTGAGTACTTGAAGGATGAGTCCAT GTATCCCAAAGGCTACTTTGTCCAAAACACAAAGTTCGATTTTTTCAACTACGCCGGCCTCCATCGCCCTGTTCTGCTTTACACAACCCCCAccgcctacattgatgacatcacGGTGACCACAGACTTGATGGGAAATGTCG GCTTGCTGCAGTATTTGGTATCGATCCGAGGAAGCACTCACTACACCTTGACCGTCACTTTATGCGATGGAGATGGTGCCGTGGCCGCCACCGGAGACGGATCGGCCGGCGTCCTCAAAGTGCCAAATCCTATTCTTTGGTGGCCATATCTCACGCATGAGCGTCCAGGGTACCTTTATTCCTTGAAG GTGTCTCTCTCTGCTGAGGTGGATGGGGAGATCCTTCAAGACAGCTACACTCAGCCCGTGGGCTTCCGCACCGTTGCTGTTACCCGCAATCAGTTCCTCATCAACGGAAAGCCGTTCTACTTCCACGGGGTGAACAAACACGAAGATGCTGAC ATCCGTGGCAAAGGGCTGGACTGGCCCCTGATTGTCAAAGATTTCAACCTCTTGCGCTGGCTGGGGGCCAATTCCTTTCGCACCAGCCACTACCCATATGCGGAGGAGATCCTTGAACTTTGCGACGCCTACGGCATTGTTGTAATCAGTGAATGCCCAGCAGTGGGCATGAGAGACAG CGTCAACTTTGGGAACAAATCTCTCCAGCACCACCTTGTCGTGATGGAGGAACTGATCCGCCGGGACAAAAACCACCCCTCAGTCGTCATGTGGTCGGTGGCCAACGAACCAGCCTCGGAGCTGCCCCCAGCTGCTTACTACTTCAA GACCGTGATTGCTCACACCAAAGCACTGGACCCCACCCGGCCTGTCACATTCGTCTCCAACGCCAAGTACGACCGTGATCAAGGG GCACCTTATGTGGACGTCATCTGCGTGAACAGCTACTTCTCCTGGTACCATGACCCCGGGCATCTGGAAGTGATCCAACTGCAGCTCAACGCCCAGTTTGAGAACTGGTACAAGACTCACCAGAAACCCATCATCCAGAGCGAATATGGAGCGGACACCATCGCTGGTCTCCATTCT GACCCTCCTCTCATGTTCTCAGAGGAATACCAGTCAGCCATGCTGAAGCAATATCACGCCGTCTTAGACCGAAAGAGGACAGAATATGTGATCGGAGAGCTGATTTGGAATTTTGCTGATTTTATGACAGGGGAAG CTGTCACGCGCGTTTTGGGTAACAAGAAAGGGATTTTCACCCGTCAACGGCAACCCAAATCCGCCGCCTTCCTTCTGAGGGAGAGATATTGGAAGCTGGCTAACGAATCGAGCTGCTTGGCATCCCCCAAATACGACAACGTCTGCCTGCCCGCGGCTCAGGTCTTCAAGCAAACTTGA
- the ASL gene encoding argininosuccinate lyase isoform X2, translating into MASEGDKLYSGRLVGAIDPILEQLNSSIEIDQRLTEVDIQASIAYAKALEKAGILSKAELEKILSGLEKIAEESSKGELVITKTDEDIHTAIERRLKELIGDLAGKLHTGRSRNDQVVTDLRLLLKSAITLVSTHLQQLIRTLVERASTEIEVILPGYTHLQRAQPIRWSHLLLSHAVALTRDLERLSEVKKRVSVLPLGSGALAGNALGLDRELLRKELDFLTISLNSIDAVTDRDFVVEFLSTASLIMIHLSKLAEDLIIFSTKEFGFITLSDSFCTGSSLMPQKKNPDSLELIRSKTGSVIGKTTGLLVVLKGLPSAYNKDLQEDKEAVLDVIDTLSAVLQVANGVVSTLQINKEAMEKALTPELLATDLALLLVRKGMPFRQAHSTVGKAVLLAETKGIALNQLTAEDLKTISPMLGSDVAQIFNVQSSVEQYTSPGGTAKSSVTAQIEQLKELLKKQKE; encoded by the exons ATGGCATCTGAG GGAGACAAGCTTTACAGTGGGAGGCTGGTGGGGGCCATCGACCCCATCTTGGAGCAGCTGAACTCTTCCATTGAGATCGACCAGCGCCTGACGgaggtggacatccaagcaaGCATTGCCTATGCCAAGGCTCTGGAGAAGGCTGGGATCCTGTCCAAAGCGGAACTGGAGAAGATCCTGAGTGGACTGGAGAAG ATTGCCGAGGAGAGTTCGAAGGGCGAGCTGGTGATCACCAAGACCGACGAGGACATCCACACTGCCATTGAACGCAGACTCAAG gAACTAATTGGTGATCTGGCTGGGAAGCTTCACACTGGAAGAAGCAGAAATGACCAG GTGGTGACCGACCTCAGGCTGCTGCTCAAGAGCGCCATCACGCTGGTGTCCACTCACCTGCAGCAGCTCATCCGGACTCTGGTGGAGCGCGCTTCCAC TGAAATTGAGGTGATTCTTCCTGGTTACACCCACCTCCAGCGGGCTCAGCCCATCAGATGGAGCCACCTCTTGCTTAg CCACGCTGTGGCCTTGACCAGGGACCTGGAGCGCCTCTCTGAGGTGAAAAAAAGAGTAAGCGTCCTGCCACtgggaag TGGAGCCCTGGCGGGCAATGCCCTTGGCCTGGACCGGGAGCTTCTCCGCAAAG AACTGGATTTTCTTACCATCAGCCTCAACAGCATCGATGCCGTCACCGACCGTGACTTTGTGG tGGAATTTCTCTCTACTGCTTCCCTCATCATGATCCACCTGAGCAAATTAGCTGAAGACCTCATCATTTTCTCGACAAAAGAGTTTGGATTCATTACCCTCTCCGATTCTTTCTG cactGGGAGCAGCCTGATGCCTCAGAAGAAGAACCCGGACAGCCTGGAGCTGATCCGCAGCAAGACCGGCAGCGTGATTGGCAAG aCTACTGGACTCCTGGTGGTTCTGAAAGGACTTCCCAGTGCCTACAACAAAGATCTGCAG GAAGATAAGGAGGCTGTGCTGGATGTGATTGACACCCTCAGTGCTGTGCTTCAGGTAGCCAACGGAGTAGTCTCCACTCTTCAG ATCAACAAGGAGGCCATGGAGAAGGCCTTGACCCCAGAGCTGCTGGCTACAGACCTTGCCCTCCTCTTGGTCCGCAAGGGG ATGCCATTCAGACAAGCCCATTCTACAGTCGGGAAGGCGGTCCTCCTAGCCGAGACCAAAGGAATAGCTCTGAACCAGCTTACTGCGGAGGATTTGAAAACCATCAG CCCCATGCTGGGAAGCGACGTGGCTCAGATCTTCAATGTCCAGAGCAGCGTGGAGCAATACACCTCCCCGGGAGGGACCGCCAAGAGCAGCGTGACAGCTCAGATCGAGCAACTGAAGGAGCTGCTGAAGAAGCAGAAGGAATAA
- the ASL gene encoding argininosuccinate lyase isoform X1 gives MASEECSLITQGDKLYSGRLVGAIDPILEQLNSSIEIDQRLTEVDIQASIAYAKALEKAGILSKAELEKILSGLEKIAEESSKGELVITKTDEDIHTAIERRLKELIGDLAGKLHTGRSRNDQVVTDLRLLLKSAITLVSTHLQQLIRTLVERASTEIEVILPGYTHLQRAQPIRWSHLLLSHAVALTRDLERLSEVKKRVSVLPLGSGALAGNALGLDRELLRKELDFLTISLNSIDAVTDRDFVVEFLSTASLIMIHLSKLAEDLIIFSTKEFGFITLSDSFCTGSSLMPQKKNPDSLELIRSKTGSVIGKTTGLLVVLKGLPSAYNKDLQEDKEAVLDVIDTLSAVLQVANGVVSTLQINKEAMEKALTPELLATDLALLLVRKGMPFRQAHSTVGKAVLLAETKGIALNQLTAEDLKTISPMLGSDVAQIFNVQSSVEQYTSPGGTAKSSVTAQIEQLKELLKKQKE, from the exons ATGGCATCTGAG GAATGTTCTCTCATCACGCAGGGAGACAAGCTTTACAGTGGGAGGCTGGTGGGGGCCATCGACCCCATCTTGGAGCAGCTGAACTCTTCCATTGAGATCGACCAGCGCCTGACGgaggtggacatccaagcaaGCATTGCCTATGCCAAGGCTCTGGAGAAGGCTGGGATCCTGTCCAAAGCGGAACTGGAGAAGATCCTGAGTGGACTGGAGAAG ATTGCCGAGGAGAGTTCGAAGGGCGAGCTGGTGATCACCAAGACCGACGAGGACATCCACACTGCCATTGAACGCAGACTCAAG gAACTAATTGGTGATCTGGCTGGGAAGCTTCACACTGGAAGAAGCAGAAATGACCAG GTGGTGACCGACCTCAGGCTGCTGCTCAAGAGCGCCATCACGCTGGTGTCCACTCACCTGCAGCAGCTCATCCGGACTCTGGTGGAGCGCGCTTCCAC TGAAATTGAGGTGATTCTTCCTGGTTACACCCACCTCCAGCGGGCTCAGCCCATCAGATGGAGCCACCTCTTGCTTAg CCACGCTGTGGCCTTGACCAGGGACCTGGAGCGCCTCTCTGAGGTGAAAAAAAGAGTAAGCGTCCTGCCACtgggaag TGGAGCCCTGGCGGGCAATGCCCTTGGCCTGGACCGGGAGCTTCTCCGCAAAG AACTGGATTTTCTTACCATCAGCCTCAACAGCATCGATGCCGTCACCGACCGTGACTTTGTGG tGGAATTTCTCTCTACTGCTTCCCTCATCATGATCCACCTGAGCAAATTAGCTGAAGACCTCATCATTTTCTCGACAAAAGAGTTTGGATTCATTACCCTCTCCGATTCTTTCTG cactGGGAGCAGCCTGATGCCTCAGAAGAAGAACCCGGACAGCCTGGAGCTGATCCGCAGCAAGACCGGCAGCGTGATTGGCAAG aCTACTGGACTCCTGGTGGTTCTGAAAGGACTTCCCAGTGCCTACAACAAAGATCTGCAG GAAGATAAGGAGGCTGTGCTGGATGTGATTGACACCCTCAGTGCTGTGCTTCAGGTAGCCAACGGAGTAGTCTCCACTCTTCAG ATCAACAAGGAGGCCATGGAGAAGGCCTTGACCCCAGAGCTGCTGGCTACAGACCTTGCCCTCCTCTTGGTCCGCAAGGGG ATGCCATTCAGACAAGCCCATTCTACAGTCGGGAAGGCGGTCCTCCTAGCCGAGACCAAAGGAATAGCTCTGAACCAGCTTACTGCGGAGGATTTGAAAACCATCAG CCCCATGCTGGGAAGCGACGTGGCTCAGATCTTCAATGTCCAGAGCAGCGTGGAGCAATACACCTCCCCGGGAGGGACCGCCAAGAGCAGCGTGACAGCTCAGATCGAGCAACTGAAGGAGCTGCTGAAGAAGCAGAAGGAATAA